In the genome of Girardinichthys multiradiatus isolate DD_20200921_A chromosome 7, DD_fGirMul_XY1, whole genome shotgun sequence, one region contains:
- the LOC124871984 gene encoding uncharacterized protein LOC124871984 isoform X2, which translates to MLQAEREGFTRGLLTNSETLQPPDPDPDPDPDPGRHRERSGVTHQANAAPMWSSQDVQMTFPSQTLEKCGNCSQHQWKPDRSAWKQMAATVNPEPAEFIGLCLAC; encoded by the exons ATGCTTCAGGCAGAGCGAGAAGGTTTCACCAGAGGACTTCTCACCAACTCTGAAACACTCCAACCCCcagacccagacccagacccagacccagacccagGGAGACACAGAGAGCGATCAGGTGTGACTCATCAGGCCAATGCTGCCCCCATGTGGTCATCTCAGG acGTTCAGATGACTTTCCCCAGCCAAACCCTGGAAAAATGTGGAAACTGCTCTCAGCACCAGTGGAAGCCGGATAGATCTGCCTGGAAGCAGATGGCTGCAACAGTCAATCCTGAGCCAGCAGA gtTTATTGGTTTATGCCTCGCCTGCTGA
- the LOC124871984 gene encoding uncharacterized protein C21orf62-like isoform X1, translating into MEMSPNTACSALLPWSLCLMFVLTSRCQRMVSAPLYGAPEQDNTTLLFDSGSSLRNCSCSATIQSCDVALANSCCRCHTVPRSALPRSSLRQPGGVTVWVRDLWVLEELLNSSMVFHLQLSFCGMKPLQSQQLVLLGLQTLRVHSDVPGAPYPNQEIRVSASAGTAVELDSSPSLHMTFVDVEVLNGLSALKAYSVIGPPLHTFSQFFPHLVFPLTQTSSDASDDPLESKENTSVPLQKTLITFVY; encoded by the coding sequence ATGGAGATGTCTCCAAACACAGCATGCTCTGCCTTGTTGCCATGGTCACTGTGTTTGATGTTCGTGCTGACCTCCCGCTGTCAGAGGATGGTTTCTGCCCCGTTGTACGGTGCTCCTGAGCAGGATAACACCACACTGCTGTTCGACAGCGGATCCAGCCTCCGGAACTGCAGCTGCTCGGCTACCATCCAGAGCTGTGACGTGGCCCTGGCCAACTCTTGCTGCCGATGCCACACCGTTCCACGGTCGGCTCTTCCCCGCTCCAGCCTCAGGCAGCCAGGAGGTGTGACTGTGTGGGTGAGGGACCTCTGGGTGTTGGAGGAGCTGCTGAACAGCAGCATGGTTTTTCATCTGCAGTTATCCTTCTGTGGAATGAAGCCCCTGCAGAGCCAGCAGCTTGTTCTGCTTGGTCTACAGACCCTCAGAGTTCACAGCGACGTTCCAGGAGCTCCTTATCCCAACCAGGAAATCAGAGTTTCAGCCTCAGCAGGCACTGCAGTGGAGCTGGACTCCTCCCCTTCCCTCCACATGACTTTTGTTGATGTCGAAGTGCTGAACGGACTCTCAGCTCTGAAGGCATACAGCGTTATCGGACCACCTCTCCATACTTTCTCCCAGTTCTTCCCACACTTGGTTTTCCCATTAACTCAGACATCTTCTGATGCCTCTGATGATCCACTGGAGTCCAAGGAAAACACTTCAGTACCTTTACAGAAGACATTAATCACATTTGTATACTAA